A portion of the Ascaphus truei isolate aAscTru1 chromosome 14, aAscTru1.hap1, whole genome shotgun sequence genome contains these proteins:
- the EIF2A gene encoding eukaryotic translation initiation factor 2A, whose protein sequence is MAPPTPLLAVRGSEGIHLVHGPPKFTDSETFQRDSNKNCKVFSFSKDGKIFGWCNGEAINIVNSADSELLHTFDLPKVVSIEFSPKKTIVATWQTYTTGKDGTAGVPNLLLYDLKTGECVKTFIQKKMQNWCPCWAEDESICARNVNNEVHFFENNNFDTISNKLHLQKVSDFELSPGGQPCKVAVYAPGSKGAPSFVRLYQYPNFGGTQSALANKSFFKADRVTMLWNVKATAVLVTASMDVDKTGASYYGQQTLHYIAVNGETAAVQLPKNGPIYDVVWNKNSTEFCVVYGFMPAKATVFNLKCDPIFDFGTGPRNAAFYSPQGHILVLAGFGNLRGQMEVWDVKNYKLISKPLASDATFFSWCPNGENIVTATCSPRLRVGNGYKIWHYTGTLLHKYDVPANSELWQVSWQPFAEGVFPAKAIVYQAVQGDVPSEEAKPAQAYRPPALRNKPATSYKLHEDEPPQSTKPQSNEKPMSKTALKNQKKREAKKVAKQEARVDEPEEAAVQNTQEYSPAAPPTGDPETDKKMKILKKKLKAIEQLKELQASGKPLEKNQIEKIQKEDVLLKELEDLELGV, encoded by the exons ttCGAGGATCTGAAGGGATCCACTTGGTCCATGGTCCCCCAAAGTTTACAGACTCAGAAACATTTCAGAG GGATTCCAATAAGAACTGCAAAGTGTTCTCTTTCAGTAAGGATGGGAAGATATTTGGATGGTGCAACGGGGAAGC AATAAATATAGTGAACAGTGCTGACAGCGAGTTACTGCACACCTTTGATCTACCCAAGGTAGTCAGCATTGAATTCTCTCCAAAGAAAACAATTGTGGCGACATGGCAGACATATACGA cAGGCAAAGATGGCACAGCAGGAGTACCCAATCTCCTACTATACGACTTGAAGACTGGAGAATGTGTGAAAACATTCATCCAGAAAAAGATGCAGAACTG GTGCCCCTGTTGGGCTGAAGATGAAAGTATATGCGCCAGAAATGTAAACAATGAAGTGCACTTCTTTGAAAACAACAATTTTG ATACCATTTCAAATAAACTACACTTACAAAAAGTGAGCGATTTTGAGTTGTCACCTGGAGGGCAGCCTTGCAAG GTAGCAGTGTATGCTCCCGGGAGCAAAGGAGCTCCCTCATTTGTGAGGCTGTACCAATACCCCAACTTCGGTGGCACCCAGTCTGCCCTGGCCAATAAAAGTTTCTTTAAAGCAGACAGGGTGACGATGCTGTGGAACGTAAAAG CTACAGCAGTATTGGTGACTGCAAGCATGGACGTGGACAAAACCGGAGCATCTTACTATGGACAGCAGACACTTCATTACATCGCGGTAAATGGAGAAACTGCTGCGGTGCAACTTC CAAAAAACGGCCCCATCTACGATGTAGTGTGGAACAAAAACTCGACAGAGTTTTGTGTGGTCTATGGTTTCATGCCAGCTAAAGCCACCGTTTTCAACTTGAAATGTGACCCCATCTTTGATTTTGGAACTGGCCCCCGTAATGCTGCATTCTACAGCCCCCAGGGACACATTCTGGTGCTGGCTGGGTTTGGCAACCTGCGGGGACAGATGGAAGTGTGGGATGTGAAAAATTACAAACTCATTTCTAAACCTCTGGCCTCCGACGCAACCTTTTTCTCTTGGTGCCCAAACGGGGAGAATATTGTCACCGCCACATGCTCTCCGAGGTTACGGGTTGGAAACGGGTACAAGATCTGGCACTACACGGGCACTCTTCTACACAAATACGATGTGCCGGCCAACTCGGAGCTGTGGCAAGTTTCCTGGCAACCCTTTGCAGAGGGAGTCTTTCCAGCAAAGGCAATTGTTTACCAGGCAGTGCAGGGCGATGTGCCGAGTGAAGAGGCAAAACCGGCTCAGGCTTACCGACCTCCAGCCCTGAGAAACAAGCCAGCGACGAGCTACAAGCTG CATGAAGACGAGCCACCCCAGAGCACGAAGCCACAGTCCAATGAGAAACCCATGTCCAAAACCGCTCTGAAGAACCAAAAGAAACGAGAGGCGAAGAAAGTGGCTAAGCAg GAGGCCAGGGTAGATGAGCCTGAAGAGGCAGCTGTACAAAATACCCAGGAATATTCACCAGCTGCACCGCCAACAGGAGACCCTGAAACAGATAAAAAGATGAAGATCCTGAAGAAG AAACTAAAAGCAATTGAACAGCTTAAAGAACTGCAAGCATCTGGCAAACCGTTAGAGAAAAACCAG ATTGAAAAAATTCAGAAGGAGGATGTGCTCCTAAAGGAGTTAGAAGATTTGGAACTTGGTGTGTAA